From a single Budorcas taxicolor isolate Tak-1 chromosome X, Takin1.1, whole genome shotgun sequence genomic region:
- the CCDC120 gene encoding coiled-coil domain-containing protein 120, which translates to MGREPRYPGLDIGTDSERALSSHQSRHPDSFRMEVKGQLISSPTFNASAALFGEAAPQMKSERLRSLLDRQRALQEALSLKLQELRKVCLQEAELTGQLPPECPLEPGERPQLVRRRPPAARAYPPPHPNPAHHSTCPTEELALEALEREVSVQQQIAAAARRLALAPELSAEQRRRRRQVQADALRRLHELEEQLGEVRARLGLSGVPPSQPLPLSTGGAVITAQGVCLGTRLAQLSHEDVVLHSESSSLSESGASHDNEEPRGCFPLAERPSPPKAWDQLRAVSGGSPERRTPWKPPPSDLYGDLKGRRNSVASPTSPTRSLPRSASSFEGRSVPATPVLTRGAGPQLCKPEGLHSRQWSSSQDSQMGFPRVDPVSDRTSLFAARTRRSNSSEALLVDRAAGGGAGSPPAPLVPPATGPPVCKSSEVLYERPQPTPAFSSRTAGLPDPPRAARPSSAAPASRGPPRLPPVCGDFLLDYSLDRGLPRGGSGTGWGELLPTAEVPGPLSRRDGLVAMLPGPPPVYAADGSSPLLRSKDPHSRAPRTKPCGLPLEAAEGLEAHPNPLLWMPPPARIPSAGERSGHKNLALEGLRDWYIRNSGLASGPQRRPGLPHMGPQHPPFLHARCYEVGQALYGAPSQAPLPHSRSFTAPPVSGRYYADFLYPPELSARLSDLTLEGEQSSGSDPQTPGTLV; encoded by the exons ATGGGAAGGGAACCAAGGTACCCGGGCCTTGACATTGGCACAGATTCTGAGAGG GCCTTGTCCAGCCATCAGTCACGGCATCCTGACAGCTTCAGGATGGAAGTCAAAGGTCAGCTGATCAGCTCTCCCACCTTCAACGCCTCAG CTGCCCTGTTTGGAGAGGCTGCCCCCCAGATGAAGTCAGAACGTCTACGGAGTCTGCTCGACCGGCAGCGGGCCCTGCAGGAGGCCCTGAGCCTGAAACTTCAGGAGCTGAGGAAAGTGTGTCTCCAGGAGGCG gagctgactggccaGTTGCCTCCCGAGTGCCCACTGGAGCCTGGTGAACGACCCCAGTTGGTCCGCCGGCGTCCCCCTGCAGCCCGCGCCTACCCTCCACCGCACCCCAACCCAGCACACCACTCCACGTGCCCCACCGAG GAGCTGGCGCTTGAGGCCCTGGAGCGAGAGGTGTCTGTGCAACAGCAGATCGCCGCAGCTGCCCGCCGCCTGGCCTTGGCCCCTGAGCTCAGTGCTGAGCAGCGCCGGCGCCGGCGCCAAGTCCAGGCAGATGCCCTTCGGAGGTTGCACGAGCTGGAGGAGCAGCTTGGGGAGGTCCGGGCCCGCCTTGGCCTCTCGGGGGTCCCGCcatcccagcccctgcccctgtccACCGGAGGAGCCGTTATCACCGCCCAGGGAGTCTGCCTGGGCACGCGCCTCGCTCAGCTCAGCCATG AGGATGTTGTTCTGCACTCGGAGAGCAGCTCCCTCTCAGAGTCTGGGGCCAGCCACGATAATG AGGAGCCCCGTGGCTGCTTCCCTCTGGCTGAGCGCCCCTCACCGCCCAAGGCCTGGGACCAGCTGCGGGCAGTCTCTGGGGGCAGCCCTGAGCGGCGAACCCCGTGGAAACCACCCCCATCAGATCTTTATGGGGATCTGAAGGGCCGGCGAAACTCTGTGGCCAGCCCCACCAG CCCTACACGCTCACTGCCCAGGAGTGCCTCCAGTTTTGAGGGGCGAAGTGTGCCTGCTACTCCCGTCCTCACCCGGGGCGCTGGCCCCCAGCTCTGCAA ACCTGAAGGCCTCCATTCTCGCCAGTGGTCCAGCAGCCAGGACTCCCAGATGGGCTTCCCACGGGTGGACCCTGTCTCCGACCGCACCTCCCTCTTCGCAGCTCGCACCCGCCGCAGCAATAGCTCCGAGGCCCTGCTGGTTGACCGGGCAGCGGGTGGGGGAGCTGGGTCCCCGCCCGCACCTCTGGTTCCCCCTGCCACCGGTCCCCCAGTCTGCAAGAGCAGTGAGGTGCTATATGAGCGCCCCCAGCCAACCCCTGCCTTCTCCTCCCGCACGGCTGGCCTCCCAGACCCTCCCCGGGCTGCCCGGCCCAGCTCAGCCGCACCGGCCTCCCGCGGGCCCCCCCGGCTCCCACCCGTGTGTGGGGACTTCCTCTTGGACTATTCCCTGGACCGGGGCCTGCCCCGTGGGGGCAGCGGGACAGGCTGGGGGGAGCTGTTGCCGACAGCTGAGGTTCCAGGACCCCTCTCCCGCCGCGATGGGCTCGTCGCCATGCTTCCAGGCCCACCGCCTGTGTATGCAGCTGACGGCAGCAGCCCCCTCCTCCGCAGCAAGGACCCCCATAGCCGTGCCCCCCGCACCAAGCCCTGTGGTCTGCCCCTGGAGGCTGCCGAGGGCCTGGAGGCGCATCCCAACCCTCTGCTGTGGATGCCCCCACCCGCCCGTATCCCCTCGGCCGGTGAGCGCAGCGGCCACAAGAACCTTGCCCTGGAGGGGCTGCGGGACTGGTACATCCGGAACTCGGGACTGGCCTCGGGGCCCCAGCGCCGGCCTGGGCTCCCTCACATGGGCCCGCAGCACCCGCCCTTCCTTCATGCCCGCTGCTATGAGGTGGGCCAGGCACTGTACGGGGCCCCCAGCCAGGCGCCGCTCCCACACTCGAGGAGTTTCACGGCGCCCCCTGTCTCCGGCAG ATACTACGCGGATTTCCTGTACCCCCCGGAGCTGAGCGCTCGTTTAAGTGACCTGACGCTAGAGGGGGAGCAGTCCTCCGGTTCTGACCCCCAGACCCCGGGAACACTGGTCTGA